From Pan paniscus chromosome 6, NHGRI_mPanPan1-v2.0_pri, whole genome shotgun sequence, one genomic window encodes:
- the NUPR2 gene encoding nuclear protein 2 — protein MEAAAERALPRLQGLARPPPPISYEEELYDCLDYYYLRDFPACGAGRSKGRTRREQALRTNWAAPGGHERKVAQKLLNGQRKRRQRQLQPRLRTRLT, from the coding sequence ATGGAAGCGGCCGCAGAGCGGGCGCTTCCACGTCTGCAGGGTCTGGCCCGGCCGCCGCCACCCATAAGCTACGAGGAGGAGCTTTACGACTGCCTGGACTACTACTACCTGCGCGACTTCCCGGCCTGCGGGGCCGGGCGCAGCAAGGGCCGGACTCGGCGCGAGCAGGCGCTGCGCACCAACTGGGCTGCACCTGGCGGGCACGAGCGCAAGGTCGCGCAGAAGCTCCTCAATGGCCAGCGCAAGCGCCGCCAGCGCCAGCTGCAACCCAGGCTGCGCACTCGcctcacctga